A segment of the Salvelinus namaycush isolate Seneca chromosome 3, SaNama_1.0, whole genome shotgun sequence genome:
GTGTTTAAAACATCTTCAGAACAAAAAAAAGTGATCCACTGTCAAGCTGACTTCGCTATACAGCACTCATCCAAAACAAATAAATACTTTATGGTTGACTTACCCTGTGGTATTGacctgtttattttcattttctTTCAGTTTCTTTTTCATTTCTGTTGTCCTTGATGGCCTGTGAAGGTATTTTCGTTTACCAATGCACTCATATGTCCAGTGTCCAAACTCCAAACATTTCTGACACCGAACATGTTGTTTATTTGCCTCCCTGTATGAAAATCAAATTTCgtacagtttagcagatgttgtaCCAGGTGCAGCGAATTGCTTTTTTACTcactcctaacaatgcagtaaaatgtcaaacagtACACAATAATCAAACAATTTAAATAAGAAAACAAGACATGTCAGAACGAatccaatttttttttaatttaaaaaatagcactgtaacagtaatctaAATTCAATCTATACGTTTTACACCGGTTGAATGTACACACGATATACTAAGATTATGTACAACAGTAGATATGTTAGTAGgctatgtcaagaatccagtatataaataTGTGGTGCGCATAAACAGTGTCACTAAAATGCAATGCACAGTAGTAGAAATATTAGAAAGAGCTATGTTGAGAATACATGATTTAAATACACAGTACAgaaccccatggcaaaatggatagaattgcaggaaatgttagtgccactgaattcatttaaaatattgatgggaGACTCTTACGgagtgtaaatgttttttttttaggctggatcatgttgttcGATTTAATTCTGtaaatgtattgattgttgctgccttcttggccaggtctccctagaaaaagagactctgggtctcaatgggcttttcctggataaaaggttaaataaataaataaattgaacgGGGGAAAAGACATTGACATAAGTAGAAGTTATCAATGCTGGATAATGCCAGCTGTTTCTTGGGCAAATGGTTACCGTGGTCATATTGGGGTAAGTGCACATGATACTTTTTCGGAATAGAGTAACCTCCCTGACTGGATCTGAGTGTCTACGGCCTGTTAAGAAATATTGAGACCAATGTGGTACTAGTCGTTACTGACTCAAGCACTATGCCTGTTCCCCAGACACGGTGTTGCACTTCAGTCGTAACGTTAAGTTAGTTAGCTACCTTATGTAGGGGCTATAAAACATGCAGACAGGAGGAAATACATGCTTGTTAGACAAATAAATGTATACTATATGAAATGTAACTATTTTGTTAACTTGGTACATCATTATTGCCTACATAATCTCAAACAAATGAAACATTTTGTAGccaagtaacgttagctagatagcgTTAAGTAAGGCCagtattgttagctagctattcGGAACTCAGTCTTAACATGGTGATCACTAAATACGCTGAATCAAGTAAGTATACCAAAAGACCTAAGCATGTTAGCAATAACCAAACTTACGCTTGCCGACGAGCAATAACTCTGTGCATGGGCGTCGCCATATTGCAATCTATCCAAAGATAAcgaacccaagatagaccacagcctgtcgtttccaatgggagcaaatgaatcatagtgggcagaacaagcaagttTGAAGGGCAGAggcaagcacgagctagcgagatcctattggcccgctctagcatgtatttgcatatttccagtAGCGAACGCCTATtctgtgaagtgcgcgtgtgcaataactaaaTTCGACCTTGCGCTCCTAAACAACgcaactttggcaaagggtaatgtctacaaaacttagtccactctgttcgtaacacGATTATAGTTTTGGGGaaagaaaactgtattgagatcaaatgtttcatcaatgagaaaatgtgaagaatgtcgaccaaaatccatctcgctccatcttctcccacttgGCTTCCTTTTATCACCATATTTGTCGGTGAGTGGAaatgccaaccggatgcttcagatTTATACATCCGGTAAAAAAAATCTGGCTCATTGTTATATCAGTGGCTGAGCTACTTCATCTTCTTCAGTGGGGTTTAACagtggttggcatccaatattaacgttgcattaccgccaccaactggactggagtatAAATCATGATACTTTTTGATACAAAAAGGGgaaaagcaaaacaaaacaaaaatataccTTGTCATCTAATCCTACTGTCATCACAAACCCACCACCCCATTATACTATTTGACCCTATCTAATCTTACACCAGGCCAACGGCCTAGGAGGATGTAGCCCAATATTGGACTAAAGGAGCCTAAACCTTACTCGTTAGTCCAAGGACCTTAAATGTTCTGTTCAAAGGGTGAATTGGCACtggaagccaaaacagccaaatactacATCTAAACGTGAATTTATTCTCAATTGCGGTACGGTTTTAaatccctctactttcatatcacataaaAAAGTATCATATTCCTCTACTTTCATAGGGTTAGGATCCCCACAGGGCATATTTCCTGTTACAGCTCTTGTTTTCTTGAAGACAGAGTGgactacctgtgctaattagctatctatgTCTCCAAACACCTGTGTGGAAATGGAAGATAGACGCCACAAACGtcttgtcactgaaaaatactgtggctgcaactgtgttaaaacacCGTACAGTAAGTGTGAATTttacatttgtgaaattattttgttgtttaaattttttttatttgaccttttatttaactaggcaagtcagttaagaacaagttcttattttcaatgacagcttaggaacagtgggtgccTTGTGCCTTGTGATATGAAGGTGTCTATCAatttaaccttttgttttttgaaaGGCTGTGGTGCGTTCTGTGTACCTACCGCGCTCAATATTTTCAATTTATGCGTTGCTGTATTGTGTGGTGGTACAAACggaagactgtaactaccaattggatactacaaaattggggagaaaaaggggtaaaaaatttaattaaataaaaaataagatgaataaatatacattttaaaaagcttTTAGCTAGTTGAAAAGCAAAGCACATGTTAATAATATTAATAAAACATATATTATGAAGTACAAATTACAAGTGCATAACTATATTGTAATTTTCCATTAAGAAAACTTATTGGAAAAAGTATTTGTATCATTCTTTGATTGCAATGTTTTCATAAACCATGTTCAATATTTGATTGACAATTTAAAAAAAGCCTCATGTTGATCACATTACTGCTAATTAATGTGAGCTAGTCATGCTGCGTGCCCTGTGCAGTTCCAAAACAATCCAGAGGGTGGCAGCCTAGACCACAAATTAATGTTTCGCATGAAACAATGTTCTAGTTACCTGCAATATAGCAGGATTGGGATTTTAGGTTGCCGTTTTTTGGATTATGTTGGAACTGCATAAACTCACATTAGCAGTAGACTTGTATTATAACTGTAGGGGGAAGGGGGAAGATCATTTTCGCAGATATGTACAAACGCAGGCACCAAACGCACTTGGAAATAATGATTTTATTATATTTGTGGTAATAAATAACAGATTCCAAGGTCAATTAGATACAGGACAATAATTCTACCTATTTAATTACACAAAAACACCATCTCCAACCCCCCTGTAGTAACAACACTTCACAATTTTACACATGTACATACCAGCACACAATCCTTTCTCCAACTAAATAGTAACAATGTTTGCGAGTTATATTACACAGTACTAGGATtgaaggctcccgagtggcgcagcggtctaaggcactgcatcgcagtgctagaggcgtcactacagaccctggttcgatcacgggctgtatcacaaccagccacgATAGGGAGTCTCATTGGGCGGGAGTCCCAttaggtggcgcacaattgggccagcgtcgttcgggttaggggagggacAGTGACAGAAACATATCAGGGTCTAACCGTTTATACACACAGGACATGTCAGAAGTGGCATCTTTCTTTTTTTGAGAGGTAATGTTTAGCAAGAACTACTTCTTCTGGCTGGAGAGGAATATGACATGTTTGTCTTGTGTGGGCCTCCCCTCGcctgtgttctctctgtcctgtctgctcctctctcttccttGCTGTCTGAAGTTCTGCTTTCCTGGATCTCCTAGAGATGGCATAGTATCAGTGCCGTAGCAATATGGAGTATTCTgaacagacaaaaacacacagaaGCAATAtgcgcgtacacacacacgcaacatgtacatattacctcaactaacgggtacccccctgtatatagtctcgctattgttattttacagctgcttttaattacttgttccttttatttcttattattatctgtatttttttaactgcattcactttattcggcacatgtgactaataaaatttgatttgagcaaCAGGCAAATAATGTTTACCTGAATTGAGCTAAAGGTCAAATCTGGGATAATTTCTGTtccttaatcaaatcaaatcaaatgtatttattaagcccttcttacatcagctgatgtcacaaagtgctgtacagaaacccagcctaaaaccccaaacagcaagcaatgcaggtgtagaagcacggtggctaggaaaaactccctagaaaggccagaacctaggaagaaacctagacaggaaccaggctatgaggggtggccagtcctcttctggctgtgccgggtggagattataacagaacatggccaagatgttcaaatgttcatagatgaccagcagggtcaaataataataatcacaggagtaaatgtcagttggcttttcatagccgatcattcagagtatctctaccgctcctgctgtctctagagagttgaaaacagcaggtctgggacaggtagcacttccggtgaacaggtcagggttccatagccgcaggcagaacagttgaaactggagcagcagcatggccaggtggactggggacagcaaggagtcatcaggccaggtactactccagatataacagactgaccctagccccccaacacataaactactgcagcataaatactggaggctgaaacAGGAGGGGTCggaagacactgtggccccgtccgacgatacccccaaaCAGGCCCTGTCCTTAATGATATTAGCAGTTCACTCAATATTAAGCCTGATTAACACTAAACTGTTTTACCCTTCACTAACAACAATACCCATGTTCTCTCTGTCGCTTTAGCAACAAAATCTACATGCGTTCAACCATGGGGCAAAACAGATGAGGTTGGTTTAGATAGTTGACAACATGTAACTATATTTCATCTCCTATGTTTATtgcaaacaaatacatttgcacaatgaccaCTTGTCTCAAATACAtaattacagttgttggttagctagcacaTTTTAGCCATATTtacattgacatgaaatcagtcaaaacaagacatggtatcaataacgATGAAACATGCTGAAAAAAGCTATTTAAGATTCCTCACATGGCAGTTAATCATTCTTGCTAGCAACCTGGcaatccagaatcacaacaggcTGACTTCTGCCCCATGGAAGCGCGCACATCATTTTCGTGATGTTGTCAGCCAACCCATATATGTAGCTAGATGCTAAATAATTGtattgtaaacacacacacaaaatctatTAACTTACTCTAACATATTTGGACAGTGACGTTACTTGATTAGACAGTAATTGGTTAGTTAGTGATACTTGTGGATGGAGAACAGAGTTCAGTGTCTAGATAGCTTATATATTATTGTCATAACCCTGCTCATAATATGTACTAGGTAGTTAATGTTAACAGCACTCCTAGCTAAACTGGGTAACGTTCGTCCCTAACGTTAGTTAGTTTAACGTTATCTGTCAAGTGCAGTTCTTGAGTCAACATGTTGAAATGTAAGTTACTCGAATCTGACAATTTAAGTGTCACAAGTTTGAGGGATTTATAAAATTGAAACagttaaatgaaaaaaaaaatgactTTTTCCACCCCATTTACATTTGTTAATATAATATTTGGCCAAGAGAATAATAATGTTCATAAAATAGTTCGGATTGGAATTACAACGATAAGCATGATGCCATTTAACATCATCAGAGGTAAACATAGGTAATTCTGGAGATTTTATAAACAACCATCCATGAATTTCAATCCATAGTTTACTAGAATGGcagcattaaaaaaatatatgctcTATAGATTCTGAATCAGAGGAAGAAAAAACACAAGGTATTTTGTCAAAATTGGATTTATTGCACAAAAGAAAAAACACAAGGTATTTTGTCAAAATTGAATCTTTTGTGCAATAAATCATTAACAGGGTAGATGgaagaaaatattttaaaatgtgTTTCTTTAACTTTAGGGATAACTGGACAATTAAGGTAAAAGGTAGTCGTGTTTGACCATAGCATGGGTTGGTCACTTCCATAGCAATATATAGAATTATAATCACCAATCGTATCCACTTATTGTTGAATTTTTTATTCAAGATTCAAGTCATTAATTTGTACATTTGGAAAAGAGGGAATAACCTCATAATATAACACAGTGTTCTTAATAAATCCAAGTAAAGGAAGTGGAATTGCTTTGCAAACCTTCATATATTCTCTCTGAGTAATATTAACCTGAAATGTACACATGAACTCATCAAACGGTAAAGCGCTCTCTCCCTCAGAGATTGAATAGTCGCCAGTGTGCGCCGAAATATAATTTCTTTGGACGAATCAAAAATGACTTTGGAAAACCACTTTGACTCCGTCTCCTAAAGGCCACTGTGCACATACATGCTGGTTTTAGGCAGCACTAAAAAGGCCAGGAAGAACAGGGCTCATGATTGGAGTAGTCAGTGCAATGCAGTTTAGCCTAGTTTGTTTTGCATCATCTCAGCAGGGCAAAAGACTCGGGGCTGAGAGACAAAATCATTCGTGGCTGAGACAAAATCATTCGCGAAAGCCACGGTCTGGTGACGTCAATGGCTCCTACCACAACACCTATTTTCTAGTGACGTTACGTTTGATAACTGACCTCCGATGCTTTCGTCGAAATCGCTCAGCAGTttacttcaaagcagtgtgcagATGCCTGTATCGCTTTATCAGAAGCACGTGATCATTGACGTCCGAAGATtcgtttcatcgaacaaccacctgattggtttggtattgggatCGTTTGCGTGGTAAGGCGAAAACAACAGACAAGACAAAAGTCGAGGAGTGAAATTAGGGGAGGTGCTTCTACGACAGCCGGACACTGGTGGGGTTTTCCAACAACAAGGCTCAGTGCAAAATAacagtgttgccattgtttataaGTTTGTCTTTATTATGTAGAAATAAACATGTCTCCAACCCCCATATCACACACTGAAATATGTACAATATTGTACAATCAATTGGTGAGAGAGAGACTCATATCACATTACGTTGTACATATCCATTGTAGAACTGCGTcaaagttggttcctgtttcaggcACTTCTTTGGTCACGTTCTtgtgggtcaaacaaaaacaccatgattggttgacaatagagcctcccacaatgcaggtgatggctgcaggatgaagttggtgaagagcaactgcagaaacttgCAGTCAAAACTCCATGACCTTTGATCAAACTTTATGTAGTCGACATGTAGACGCAAGTCAGACAATGTTTATAtaataatgcaacacactttgaaaagTGACAAGATGgcgtgtgggacgtcatctataacaaagattatggatatactgacaagatgtacATGTctctccaccctaacaatgggagtcatcCACAAAGCGGCACGTTAGGCTGTCTAGCTCCCTCCTATCCTTTCTTtagattggtggatacatcttattgTTGTAATTCTTTTTGAATATTCAATGGTAGTTGTTGACGTCAACTGCCAGTATTCACTGGAGAGTGATGCTATGCAACTTGCCTCAaatcatgaatatgcatagccatctcaAGACAAATccaatataaagtgttttttagtgcttgtgtgtttgagtttgagtttgagtttatttttacagggacagtgcacattaatcaacgtttcagtaaaagtgccggttttagccagccggctaattttcaaccgcagtccctgggcaggttattaaaaacaattataatatagacaatagcaacatagaacaagacatagcatacagacatagcaacataggacaagcaagacgtagcatacagacagagcaacatagaacaaaaagcagcaagacaaaattcataaaagcaacaaagtgtttccacacctcacaagttacagacaacagacatggaaagcggcaacacacagctagggaccatgttcacaaatctgattgacctttagccatgtcttcaagcattttgtgaaagtgtgatatgtggtgcagttatgtgtgtctgatggcagtgtattccagacatgggaagctctcacagaaaaagcggatttactaaaggtgcttttccttaggggaactacacagtcacctctcatggcagaccttgtggatctgctgccatatgtttgggttttctgtttaacaaaaatactgagtggagggggagccaagccatttaggatcttgaatacaagacatgcatcggtgtattgcacaagattttcccaactcaggagctcatgctttctgaggatgtgacagtgatgatggctattgggcttcctatcaagcactttgagagcctgtttgtagacagactgaataggttttcatgttgtacagcaagcttgggcccaactagtcaagcagtatgttaagtgggggagtatcatagatttgaagtacagttttgctacctctgtagtcaaacaatttcgtataaatcggaaattagctaggttgaatttggttatttgaattacctttttcacatgctttttaaaagagaggttggaatcaagtatgatgccaaggtacttaaaatcagataccacctgtagcttctcccctgacacatagacatctggctcagtagcatctgttgccctctttgtgaagaacatgcaaacagtttttttcacattgagatgcaaacacgagtcactgagccactttgtaacctggaccattacagtagtgagttcttgtgcagcttgttgtttgctctttgcatgcacatatatcactgtatcatctgcatacatttgaacttcagacccagtacagacagaaggcagatcattaatgtacaggctgaacaggaggggccccagtattgacccttggggcacacccacatcatagctaagagtgggcgacagctcattgctcactctgacacactgagttctgccttcaaggtatgatttcatccatcaaggcatcgggggaaaagttgaacttggacaattttgtgatgagaatctcatggttaacagtatcaaaagccttccttaggtccagaaacacagccccaacaacaccccctttgtccatcttggacttcacattttccagaagaaagcagttggccgtttctgtggagtgtttcactctgaagccaaactgcatggaatgtaatgtgaaggggctgttgttgaggtgggcaatcagttgttctgctacacacttttcaacaacctttgacaccacaggtagtatactaatgggcctgtagttactcacgtcagcagggtcgcctgatttaaagatggccgttattatggccgacttccatacccttggaaacaccccgagaccaatagatgtgttggtgaccttagtaatggggccaatgagtgactctttgtgtGTCTGAGTGGAGCTgatgtataaataaatatatacacaaaAATAAACCACAATCTGCGAAAAAGGACAGAAGTGAGGGAGAGGCTGAAAGCTGTGACTAGCGATCAGTCGTTGATAAACAAACAATCAAACTTCACTCGGTGTGTCGGCGGTTCGGCACTGCTGTGCTGGGACTGGGTGAGAGATAGTTATGGAGAAGAAAGTAAAGCAGGTATGGAGCATAGTGGTAGAAATAAAGGGGCGAGTAAGAAAGAGAAAAGAAAAGGAGTAGGGGTTTGAAGGCGAGCGAGATGTCTATGGAGGCCGAAAAAGAAGTTTGAGGAGAGCAAATAGTTTCCAACGCTAGAGGCTGTTTGGAGGTAGAGAGGGCAAGATAAGTCACAAGGGGAGcatggaggtgaggaggaggataaaGTGATTCTGACATttagggaggaagggggagggggagttGGGGCTATGAGTCCGATAAGGTTAACGGCTGTGATAAAAGAGTTGGTTGGGGAAGTTGTCAATGCTAAAGTGTTAAGAGTTTGGAGATTGTTGGTGTTCTGAAAGGACATGGAGCAGAGGGAAAAAGCTTTCAGAGTGAAGCAAATAGGGAAGTGTAAGGTGGTGTTGAGCGGCTGGACTGATCAAACAGGGAAGCAGTGGATTAAAGGGGTGATAACAGGAGTGCCTGTGAGTGTTAGCACTAAAGAGGTAAGGGACAACTTGAGAGGAGTCATTCTAGTGAATGTTCAAAGATGTTCAAAGATTGTTCAAAGATTGCAAGCAACAAGGGGTGGAGTTAGAGTAGATAGCCCATCTATTCTGTTACACTGCaaaaaagtaaagtaaagtaacCATAGGATATATGAGTTATTATGTGAGGGCTTATGTACCGAAGCATTTAAGATGTTATAACTGCCAGAAGTTTGGGCATGTAGCAACAGCCTGTAAAGAGAATGAGTATGGGAAGTGTGGGGATGGTGTACAACCAAAGTGCTGCAGCTGTGAGGGTGCTCATAGTGTGGCATATAGTGGGTGTGAGGCAATGAAGCAGGCAGTGGAGGTGCAACAAGTGAGAGTGGAGAAgggtgtcatatgctgaggcagtgacgGTGGTCCAGGTCCAGAGAGATACAGGTTCaagggagagatgggtaggagcatCTAGACCGGAGATTACGGGGCAGGTGGGCAGCGATATGGTATACatgcagttgaagtcagaagtttacatgcaccttagccaaatacatttaaactcagtttttcacaattcctgacatataatcctagtaaaaattccctgttttaggtcagttaggatcaccactttattttaaagagtgtgaaatgtcagaataatagtagagaatgatttattttaccttttatttctttcatcacattcccagtgggtcagaagtttacatacactcaattagtatttggtagcattgactttaaattgtttaacttgggtcaaacgtttcgggtagccttccacaagcttcccacaataagttggtgaattttggcccattcctcctgacagagctggtgtaattgagtcaggtttgtaggcctccttgctagcacacactttttcagttctgccaacaagttttctataggattgaggtcagggctttgtgataaccactccaataccttgactttgttgtccttaagccattttgccacaactttggaagtatgcttggagtcattgtccatttggaagacccatttggaaccaagctctaacttcctgactgatgtcttgagatgttgcttcaatatatccacatcattttccttcctcatgaggccatctattttgtgaagtgcaccagtccctcctgcagcaaagcacccccacaacatgatgctgccacccctgtgcttcacggttgggatgttgttcttcggcttgcaagcctccccctttttcctccaaacataacaatggtcattatggccaaacagttatatttttgtttcatcagaccagaggacatttctccaaaaagtacgatctttgtccccatgtgcagttgcaaaccgtagtctggctttttttaatggcggttttggagcagtggcttcttccttgctgagcagcctttcaggttatgtcgatataggactcgttttactgtggatatagatacttgtgtacctgtttcctccagcattttcacaagatcctttgctgttgttctgggattgatttgcacttttcttaccaaagtatgttaatctctaggagacagaacgcatctccttcctgagcggtatgacagctgcgtggtcccatggtgtttatactttcgtactattgtttgtacagatgaaagcggtaccttcaggcgtttggaaatttctcccaaggatgaactagacttgtggaggtctacacatttcttttctgtggtcttggctgatttctttagattttcccatgatgtcaagcaaagaggcactgagtttgaaggtaggccttgaaatacatccacaggtacacctccaattgactcaaatgatgtcaattagcctatcagaagcttctaaagccatgacataattttctggaattttccaagctgtttaaaggcacagtcaacttagtgtatgtaaacttctggcccactggaattgtgatacagtgaattataaatgaaataatctgtctgtaaacaatta
Coding sequences within it:
- the LOC120044395 gene encoding zinc finger CCHC domain-containing protein 10-like isoform X1, which codes for MIHLLPLETTGCGLSWVRYLWIDCNMATPMHRVIARRQAEANKQHVRCQKCLEFGHWTYECIGKRKYLHRPSRTTEMKKKLKENENKQVNTTGPGKEDSSERKIKKKRSKDSSGSSSSDSDSSSSDSSSDSSDSSSSSSDDSDDSSSSSSSSSSSSSGSDSSKGSDSDQGPPKKKKKKK